The following is a genomic window from Lysinibacillus sp. G4S2.
GCGATTAAATCTGTCGCCCATGCAAGTTCTTCCGCTGTCAGCTCTTCTGGTAATAAACTAGCTTTTTGTAAGTGTGGTAAAGATAATGCCACTACTTCTTCTAAAGATAGCTTTTTAATGTATTGGTTATTCATCCATGTAAGCTTTTGCTTATCGAACATAGATGGTGATTTTGAAAGACGTTTTTCATCAAAGATTTTAATAAATTCTTCTTTTGAGAAAATCTCTTCTTCCCCTTCAGGAGACCAGCCAAGTAATGCAAAGAAGTTGAACATTGCTTCAGGTAGGTATCCTAAATCTTTATATTGTGTGACGAATTGAATAATTGATTCATCACGTTTTGATAATTTTTTACGGTTTTCATTAATGATTAATGTCATATGACCAAAGCGTGGATATTCCCAGCCAAATGCATCAAAAATCATCATTTGTTTTGGTGTATTCGATAAATGCTCTTCACCACGGAATACATGTGAAATTTCCATAAAGTGATCATCTAGCACTACCGCATAGTTATACGTTGGAATACCGTTTGCTTTAACAAGTACCCAGTCACCAATATCTTTTGACTCAAATGTTACTTGCCCACGTACTAAATCTTCAAATTCATATGATACATTTTCAGGTACGCGCATACGAATTGTGTATGGTTCACCTGCAGCTTCTTTAGCCGCAACTTCCTCTACTGATAAATGACGACAAGTACCATCATAAGTTGGAGCTGCAACACCTCGCGCTTTTTGCTCTTCACGAGATGCTTCTAATTTCTCTGAAGAACAGAAGCATTTATAAGCTACACCTTGCTCTAAAAGCTTTTCAGCGTGCTCTTTATAAATATCAAGACGCTCCATTTGACGATAAGGTGCATATGGTCCACCAATATCGATTGACTCATCATATTCGATACCTAACCATTTTAAGTTATCAAGCTGAGATGCTTCTCCGCCTTCTACATTGCGCTCGATATCTGTATCTTCAATACGTACAATGAATTTACCGTTATGATGTTTTGCATATAAATAGTTAAATAACGCTGTACGCGCTCCACCGATATGTAAGAAACCAGTAGGGGATGGCGCGTAACGAACACGAACTTCTTTCGCCATAATTAAAAGCCTCCTAAATTTTCGATCAAAAAATTGACTTTGTTCATTTTACCACTCTGTTACAGGAAATAAAAGCGCTGAGAGCCTGCTTTTACTTCTTCATCAATAGGATTGTCGCCATTGCTGCAATCCCTTCCTCGCGACCTGTAAAACCTAAACGCTCAGTTGTTGTTGCCTTGACATTCACTTGAGAAGGCTCTGCATGAAGTAATTCAGCAATACGATTTTGCATTTGTTCAATATACGGTGCCATTTTTGGACGTTGTGCCATAATCGTACAATCCACATTACCTAGAACATAACCCTTGTCCTCAACAATCTTCCAAATATGCTCTAATAATTTCGCTGAATCTGCATCCTTAAACGCAGGATCTGTGTCTGGGAAATGACGACCGATATCTCCTTCGCCAATAGCCCCTAATGCTGCATCTGTGACAGTATGTAATAAAACATCTGCGTCTGAATGCCCTACTAGCCCTTTTTCATGAGGAATTGTTATGCCCCCAATAATTAATGGGCGTCCTTCTTCAAATGCATGTACATCAAATCCTTGTCCTACTCGAAACATATGATACCCGAGACTGTCTAATAAGTTAAATAAAATAGGAAAATCCACCAGCTAAAAGGCCCAGATTGGCAGATTTAAAAAGCTTCTATTCAGCTTATGAGGCAGTCTCATTCACCTGCCTTTACTTTTTTATTTACTCTATATTATACCCTCACATTTTAACATATTTCCTAGGAAATGCGTGTTTCGACAAGCCTGATAATATTTGTCTCTCGCTTTCCTCACATTTTTTGTTATGCTTGCCTTAACCTAATACGATAAGGCGGTGTAGAAATGAACATCAATTCATTTGAAAAGCAGTTTAACAAAGTAATTGTACAGCGTGGGCACAATTATTATATGGATGGTCATGTCATTGATATTATACAAATTGACGACAGCAATTGGCAGGCAGAGGTTGAGGGGTCTGAGCTGTATATTGTAGATATCGTCGTTAAAGCAAACGGCGACATTACACACGCCGAATGCGATTGCCCCTATGACGACATTTGTAAGCATATTGCCGCTGCACTCTATGAAATTCAGGGGCAGCTAAACAATCCTCGTGTTTCAGTATCTAAGTCATCTAAAGCACAAAAACCAACATTACAGCAATTGCTAGCTACTCAATCCAAGGAAAATCTAATAACATTAATTCTAAAAGTTGGACAGAACTCCCCTAGCTTTCTGCAAGAGTTAGAAATGCTACTAACGGAACCAAAAGATATATTAAAAGCAGCCGAACAATTAATTATTCATCATCTAAAAAAGGGAGAGGATCGCGGCTTTATCCCACGCAATCAAGCAACGAAAGCGTTAAAAGGCGTCTACACAACCCTTCAACACGCACAGGAACATTTTGACCAAGGGGACTATATAACAGCTATTAAGCTTAGCTTTCTTTGCTTCAAACATACATTCGATGCACTGCAATATAGCGATGACTCTAATGGCTATTTCGGTGGTGCCATTGAGGACAGCTTAGAATTAATTAGTCAATCGATTAACGAGGGGGGAGATGTTTGGTCAAAAGAGCAATCAGCAATGATATATGACCTTGTTATTCAAGAAGCAATGGACCACGAGTTAAATGGTTGGTCAGATTGGCGTATTCATTTGCTTCATTCCTGTGTCCCTCTTTGTAATGATGATGCTATCGAGAAACAATTTAAAACCCTTATTCACTCAATGAAAAGTCCGTCAGATGATTGGAGTGCACAATATATGAATAAGCGGTTAAGAGAAATAGAGCTTCACTTGCTAGAGGTTAAATATAGTAGTAAGGACATAGAGGCATTTTTAGAACGGCATATTGAGGACTACGATATGCGTGAACTAATGATCAAATCTGCCATCAACCTCGGTGACTATGAAAAAGTATTACAGTTAACAGCGGATGGGCTACAAGTAGATGAAAAATCAGCGGGGATCGTTAAAAAATGGAGAAATTTCGCATTTATCGCTCATAAAGCACTCGGACATACAGAAGACATGCGCGAATTGGCATTGCAACTGGTGCTATCTGGTGAGTATTCTTACTATGCAGAATTCAAAGCACTACACCCTGCTGAACAATGGCCTGAAGTTTTTGAAGAACTATTAGATCGACTTAAAAATTCTCATTTATATACGCACATCATTGTAGAGGAAAAACAAACTAAACGCATTTTAGACTATTGCAAAGAACATCCAATCAGAATCGAGTACTATTATAAATACATAAAAGAACAGTACTATGAAGAAGTTTGTGCGCTATTCATTGACGCCATCACTGCCGATGCTCAAATGTCCTCTAATCGCAAAAGTTATCAAGACGTTTGCCATTCTATCAACATTATGCGTAAGGCAGGCTACACCATTGAAGCAAAGCAATTAATTTCTGACTTACTACAAGCGTATCCAAAACGCCGTGCTTTTATGGAGGAACTAAAGAACATACAAAAATAGAGATAACACTCGAGGAGATTAAGTACTGTTAGAAATTGTTGAAACAGATTTTATCTTGAAGAGAGCCCTCAAACTTATAAAAAATGAGCAGAAATATCAAAGCAAAAAAGAGGCTCGGTTTTCATACCTTGCCTCTAATGTTTCATTTATTCTAGCATTTCATTGCTTTTTAGCGCGTTTCTGTAATATCGCTTCACCAAAAACTAAATCTTCTTGCGTCGTCATCTTTACATTTTCGTAGCTGCTTTCGACAACATGCACCTTATGACCAAGACGTTCAACTAGCATCGCCTCATCGGTACCAAGAAAGCCCACTTTCTCAGCGACATCCTCCGCCTCCACAATCAAATCAAATTGGAATGCCTGTGGGGTTTGAATCATCCATAAGCTTTCACGATCAATTGTCTCTTCAATTACACCATTACGTACTTTTTTCATCGTATCCTTCGCACGAACACCTGCAATCGCAGCGCCAAAATCATGTGCACTTTGTACAAGATTCGCAATAATGTCATGCGTAATGAACGGACGCGCAGCATCATGCACAAGCACAATATCGACCTGCTTCATTTCTTTCATGCACGAATGAACAGAATGCTGTCGCTCAGCACCACCATTAGGCAAGCCTTTGACTTTAGAAATTCCATACTTCTCGAGCATTTCTTGAATAAATGCTCGTTCTTCTGGCTTCACAGCAAGCCAAATACCTGTACACTGGCTATCCTGTTCAAATACTTCCAACGTGTGTATGAGAATCGGTTTCTCTAAAAGATTTAAAAATAACTTATTTTGCCCCGCTCCCATTCGCTTTCCGCTTCCTGCAGCAGGCAATACTACTTCATATTGCACATTTGTCACTTCCTAGTCATCCTTTGGTTTAGCAAAAATCATACGACCTGCTGATGTTTGTAGAACACTTGTTACGGTTACCGTAATTGCCTGTCCTATATAGCTACGTCCACCTTCAACAACGATCATTGTGCCATCATCTAAATAAGCAACCCCTTGATTATGCTCTTTCCCATCTTTAATGACCATCACTTGCATATCCTCACCTGGAATAACGACAGGCTTCACAGCATTTGCTAAATCATTGATGTTTAATACTTTTACGTGGTGTAGCTCGCACACTTTATTGAGGTTGAAGTCGTTCGTCACAATCTGTGTATCGTTACCCCTTTTCTTGGCAAGACGTACTAGCTTTAAATCGACCTCTTGTACATCCTCAAAATCCTCTTCAGTAATCTCAACCTTCGTCATACGCTCATCCTGTAGTTTCTTTAAAATATCTAAACCACGACGACCTCTTGTACGCTTTAACGTATCCGAAGAATCTGCAATATGCTGGAGCTCAGTGAGGACAAATTGAGGTACAACTAATACACCTTCAATAAAGCCTGTTTCAGAAATATCTGCAATACGACCATCGATAATAACACTCGTATCTAACAGTTTATAGCTTCCTCTTGCTTCTTGAAGTTCAACACCTTCAGGTAATTTTTTCTTCGCATTATTACCACGCAATGTAAATAGCTGGATTAATTCATCCCGCTTTTTAAAGCCTACACGGAACCCTAAATATCCAAGTACAAATGACAGTATAATTGGTAAAACCTTTGTAATAATCGGTAGATCAACAATATCGATTGCAAAGCCTAAAAAATACGCAACGATTAGCCCGATAATGAGGCCCAGTGTTCCAAATAATAAGTCTCCAACAGGTACCTTAAATAGCACCTCTTCCATCCAGCTAATGAGCCTTACAAAATAATCAGAAAAGGCAAACGATAATGTAAACAGTAATAGTGATCCTAAAGCTACTGATACGTAGGGATTATCAAGCCAAGGATTAGATGATAAATGAAGCAATTCGTATAATGGCGGTAAGAAAACAAGGCCTAATGCTCCTCCAATCAGTAAAAAAGCAATTTGAACAAATTTTTTCATAAACTGTCACCTCCAATTCTTAATATATAATTATACATAGTTTACTGTAGAAAATCTTTTATGAACCCATCAAAAAATCGTTAAATTCTCTTCTTTTGATAAATCATTTCTATTCTAATGAAAGAGGATAAATCAAGCACTGAATTGGTCCTTCATCCTCAATAAAAACTACTCTGTGGTGTCCCTGGAACCATTGCTCAGACGTTAACTAGGACGTCAACTCTCCTCTTTGAGTTTCCTACTTTCAATCTATGAATTTCAAAAACCAAAGTTTTTTTAAATAAAAATCTGCTATTGTAAGTAAAAGTGCATGTCAGACATTGTCCAACATGCACAAACTTCTTTATAGCTCTCTAAAGCAAGTATTCAATGCATCTTTTATTGTTTCTACACCAACTATTTCAATACCTTGCGGAAAATCCCAGCCGCCGATATTCGAGGCTGGTATGAAGGCTCGTTTAAATCCGAGCTTCGCTGCCTCAATGACACGCTGTTCAATACGAGATACTCGACGCACCTCTCCCGTCAATCCTACTTCCCCAATAAAGCAATCGGTTGCTCCGACAGCTTGATCCTTAAAGCTTGAAACAATGCTTGTCAACACCGCCAAATCAATTGCAGGCTCATCAAGCTTCACACCGCCAGCAACTTTAATATATGCATCCTGTGCCTGTAGCATGAGCCCCATTCTCTTTTCAAGGACTGCCATAAGCAGTTGCACACGGTTTTGATCGACACCTGTTGCCATTCGTTTCGGATAATTAAAGCTTGTTGGTGTTACAAGCGACTGAATTTCAACTAAAATTGGTCGTGTACCTTCCATTGATGCAACAATTGTCGACCCTGCCGCTCCTTGTGAACGCTCCTGTAAGAACAACTCAGACGGATTTAAAACTTCCTTTAGGCCTCCTTGAAGCATTTCAAAAATAGCAATTTCATTTGTAGAGCCAAAGCGGTTTTTTTGGCTACGTAAAATACGGTGATTATGATGTCGTTCTCCTTCGAAATACAATACCGTATCAACCATATGCTCTAAAATACGTGGTCCTGCGATTTGCCCTTCTTTTGTTACATGTCCCACTAAAAAAATGGCAATTCCTTTTGTTTTTGCGATTCGCATGAGTTCCGCTGTACATTCACGCACCTGTGATACACTACCTGGTGCACTCGTTACCTCAGGATGAAAAACGGTTTGAATGGAGTCGACAATAACAAACTTTGGTTGCACATCATCAATCGTCTGATTTAAAAACTCTAAATTCGTCTCAGAATATATATAAAGCTCCTGAGATATCACGCCTAAACGCTCCGCCCGTAACTTTGTTTGACGAATAGATTCCTCACCAGAAATATAGAGCACGCGATGTCCCTTATTCGAAAGTAATGCAGATACTTGTAATAA
Proteins encoded in this region:
- a CDS encoding SWIM zinc finger family protein, whose product is MNINSFEKQFNKVIVQRGHNYYMDGHVIDIIQIDDSNWQAEVEGSELYIVDIVVKANGDITHAECDCPYDDICKHIAAALYEIQGQLNNPRVSVSKSSKAQKPTLQQLLATQSKENLITLILKVGQNSPSFLQELEMLLTEPKDILKAAEQLIIHHLKKGEDRGFIPRNQATKALKGVYTTLQHAQEHFDQGDYITAIKLSFLCFKHTFDALQYSDDSNGYFGGAIEDSLELISQSINEGGDVWSKEQSAMIYDLVIQEAMDHELNGWSDWRIHLLHSCVPLCNDDAIEKQFKTLIHSMKSPSDDWSAQYMNKRLREIELHLLEVKYSSKDIEAFLERHIEDYDMRELMIKSAINLGDYEKVLQLTADGLQVDEKSAGIVKKWRNFAFIAHKALGHTEDMRELALQLVLSGEYSYYAEFKALHPAEQWPEVFEELLDRLKNSHLYTHIIVEEKQTKRILDYCKEHPIRIEYYYKYIKEQYYEEVCALFIDAITADAQMSSNRKSYQDVCHSINIMRKAGYTIEAKQLISDLLQAYPKRRAFMEELKNIQK
- a CDS encoding PIN/TRAM domain-containing protein, translated to MKKFVQIAFLLIGGALGLVFLPPLYELLHLSSNPWLDNPYVSVALGSLLLFTLSFAFSDYFVRLISWMEEVLFKVPVGDLLFGTLGLIIGLIVAYFLGFAIDIVDLPIITKVLPIILSFVLGYLGFRVGFKKRDELIQLFTLRGNNAKKKLPEGVELQEARGSYKLLDTSVIIDGRIADISETGFIEGVLVVPQFVLTELQHIADSSDTLKRTRGRRGLDILKKLQDERMTKVEITEEDFEDVQEVDLKLVRLAKKRGNDTQIVTNDFNLNKVCELHHVKVLNINDLANAVKPVVIPGEDMQVMVIKDGKEHNQGVAYLDDGTMIVVEGGRSYIGQAITVTVTSVLQTSAGRMIFAKPKDD
- the radA gene encoding DNA repair protein RadA, with amino-acid sequence MAKKKTKFVCSGCGYESAKWMGRCPGCGEWNKMVEEIEVVAKGPRGAFQHSATVTQKALPIMQVEAAEESRVATEMSELNRVLGGGIVPGSLVLIGGDPGIGKSTLLLQVSALLSNKGHRVLYISGEESIRQTKLRAERLGVISQELYIYSETNLEFLNQTIDDVQPKFVIVDSIQTVFHPEVTSAPGSVSQVRECTAELMRIAKTKGIAIFLVGHVTKEGQIAGPRILEHMVDTVLYFEGERHHNHRILRSQKNRFGSTNEIAIFEMLQGGLKEVLNPSELFLQERSQGAAGSTIVASMEGTRPILVEIQSLVTPTSFNYPKRMATGVDQNRVQLLMAVLEKRMGLMLQAQDAYIKVAGGVKLDEPAIDLAVLTSIVSSFKDQAVGATDCFIGEVGLTGEVRRVSRIEQRVIEAAKLGFKRAFIPASNIGGWDFPQGIEIVGVETIKDALNTCFREL
- the ispF gene encoding 2-C-methyl-D-erythritol 2,4-cyclodiphosphate synthase, with protein sequence MFRVGQGFDVHAFEEGRPLIIGGITIPHEKGLVGHSDADVLLHTVTDAALGAIGEGDIGRHFPDTDPAFKDADSAKLLEHIWKIVEDKGYVLGNVDCTIMAQRPKMAPYIEQMQNRIAELLHAEPSQVNVKATTTERLGFTGREEGIAAMATILLMKK
- the ispD gene encoding 2-C-methyl-D-erythritol 4-phosphate cytidylyltransferase, whose amino-acid sequence is MQYEVVLPAAGSGKRMGAGQNKLFLNLLEKPILIHTLEVFEQDSQCTGIWLAVKPEERAFIQEMLEKYGISKVKGLPNGGAERQHSVHSCMKEMKQVDIVLVHDAARPFITHDIIANLVQSAHDFGAAIAGVRAKDTMKKVRNGVIEETIDRESLWMIQTPQAFQFDLIVEAEDVAEKVGFLGTDEAMLVERLGHKVHVVESSYENVKMTTQEDLVFGEAILQKRAKKQ
- the gltX gene encoding glutamate--tRNA ligase, translating into MAKEVRVRYAPSPTGFLHIGGARTALFNYLYAKHHNGKFIVRIEDTDIERNVEGGEASQLDNLKWLGIEYDESIDIGGPYAPYRQMERLDIYKEHAEKLLEQGVAYKCFCSSEKLEASREEQKARGVAAPTYDGTCRHLSVEEVAAKEAAGEPYTIRMRVPENVSYEFEDLVRGQVTFESKDIGDWVLVKANGIPTYNYAVVLDDHFMEISHVFRGEEHLSNTPKQMMIFDAFGWEYPRFGHMTLIINENRKKLSKRDESIIQFVTQYKDLGYLPEAMFNFFALLGWSPEGEEEIFSKEEFIKIFDEKRLSKSPSMFDKQKLTWMNNQYIKKLSLEEVVALSLPHLQKASLLPEELTAEELAWATDLIALYHDQMSFGAEIVELSRLFFNDHIEYDEEAKAVLAGEQVPEVMAAFKVQLEGLEEFTPDTVKAAIKAVQKETGHKGKNLFMPIRVVTTGETHGPELPNAICLIGKQKTIDRVEKLAQ